The Nocardia bhagyanarayanae region GCCGACCTGGTGGTGGTCGGCGGCGGCGTCGCCGGACTGACGGCGGCTCGCACCGCGTCGCTGCGCGGCCTGCGGGTGCTCGCGCTCAGCAAGGGCGGCCCGATCGACACCTCCACCCAATACGCACAGGGCGGGATCGCGGTCGTAGCGCCGCACGGTGATTCGATCGAGTCGCACGTGCGGGACACGGTGGAGGCGGGCGCCGGCCTGTGCGAGACGAGCGCCGTGCGCGCCATCGTCGAGGGCGGACAGGCGGCCGTCGCGGCGCTGACCGACCTCGGCGCTGTGTTCGATCTCGGTCGGGACGGCCAGATCTCGCGCACCAGGGAGGGCGGGCACAGCACGCGCCGCATCATCCACGCGGGCGGCGACGCGACCGGCGCGGAGGTGCAGCGCGCGCTCAACGCGGCGGGTCTGCCCGTGCTGTTCGGCGCGGCGGCCTGCGAGGTGGTCACCGGCCCGAGCGGGGTGCAGGGCGTGATCGCTGTGTCGGACAAGGGTTTCGGCGTGGTGCACACCCCGGCCGTGCTGCTGGCCACCGGCGGGCTCGGCCAGCTCTACGCGCTGAGCACCAATCCACCCGGCGCCACCGCCGACGGTGTCGCACTCGCGCTGTGGGCGGGCGCGGCGGTCGCGGATCTGGAATTCGTGCAGTTCCACCCGACCGTGCTGTACACGCCGGGCGGGCTGGGGCGTCGGCCGCTGATCAGCGAGGCGGTGCGCGGCGAGGGCGCGACCCTCGTAGACGCCGAGGGCAATTCGGTGACGGCCGCGGTGCATCCGCGCGGTGATCTCGCGCCGCGCGATGTGGTCTCCAGGGCCATCGCCGCGCGGATGCGCGAGCTGGGCACGGATCACGTCTTCCTCGACGCTCGCGCGATCGATGGTTTCGCGCAACGTTTTCCGACGATCACCGCGTCCTGCCTGGCCGCGGGAATAGACCCGCGCGCGGGCCTGATTCCCGTCGCGCCCGCGGCGCACTATCAGTGCGGCGGCGTGGTCACCGACGCGCACGGCCGGACCGGGGTGCCCGGGCTGTATGCCGCGGGGGAAGTGGCGCGGACCGGATTGCACGGCGCGAATCGATTGGCGTCCAACAGTCTTCTCGAAGGTCTGGTCGTCGGCGAACGAGCTGGTGCGGCGGCCGTGGAGCGGCTCGGCGCGTCCACGGAGGTGACCGACGTGCGGCCACGGACCATGCCCCGGGTGCCGCGCGCGGCGCTACAGCAGGTCATGACCACGCACGCGGCCGTGGTGCGGGACCGGGACGGGCTGGCGAGCGCGGCGGCGACCTTGGAACGCGCTGTACTGCGCGGCATGT contains the following coding sequences:
- a CDS encoding L-aspartate oxidase — its product is MNAPVIEWEASADLVVVGGGVAGLTAARTASLRGLRVLALSKGGPIDTSTQYAQGGIAVVAPHGDSIESHVRDTVEAGAGLCETSAVRAIVEGGQAAVAALTDLGAVFDLGRDGQISRTREGGHSTRRIIHAGGDATGAEVQRALNAAGLPVLFGAAACEVVTGPSGVQGVIAVSDKGFGVVHTPAVLLATGGLGQLYALSTNPPGATADGVALALWAGAAVADLEFVQFHPTVLYTPGGLGRRPLISEAVRGEGATLVDAEGNSVTAAVHPRGDLAPRDVVSRAIAARMRELGTDHVFLDARAIDGFAQRFPTITASCLAAGIDPRAGLIPVAPAAHYQCGGVVTDAHGRTGVPGLYAAGEVARTGLHGANRLASNSLLEGLVVGERAGAAAVERLGASTEVTDVRPRTMPRVPRAALQQVMTTHAAVVRDRDGLASAAATLERAVLRGMSSRFAGDGAMVPPAPEDLAARRIAELEDGALTLTARVLLLAAAARTESRGCHTRSDHPESNEALRHSIPIRLDADGRPDVFLAGGSPEGEPLASRLADDPEAPALTLAVP